A section of the Hypomesus transpacificus isolate Combined female chromosome 1, fHypTra1, whole genome shotgun sequence genome encodes:
- the hopx gene encoding homeodomain-only protein, whose amino-acid sequence MWHALELQFSNCNCLAIPVFPYLSFQLVISWYCSRDDGRQLHGNFFWGKYKFGACILDRKRFVLTESSVDELRMASNGMESMQLAEDQIKVLEDNFSRVSKHPDEATLMLIAAECGLSEAETAKWFRLRNALWRQAEGLPAQLGSVRD is encoded by the exons ATGTGGCATGCTCTAGAGTTACAGTTCAGTAACTGTAATTGCTTGGCGATTCCTGTTTTCCCTTATCTGTCTTTTCAGTTGGTTATTAGCTGGTACTGTTCACGGGACGACGGACGTCAATTGCATGGGAACTTCTTCTGGGGAAAATACAAATTCGGTGCCTGCATTCTAGACAGAAAACGATTTGTTCTGACTGAAAGTTCTGTTGACGAGCTGAGAATGGCTTCGAACGGGATGGAGAGCATGCAGTTGGCGGAAGATCAGATTAAAGTTCTCGAGGATAATTTTTCGAGAGTCAGCAAGCATCCAGATGAAGCGACACTCATGTTGATCGCGGCAGAGTGCGGACTCTCTGAAGCCGAGACCGCT AAATGGTTCAGGCTACGCAACGCTCTGTGGAGGCAGGCTGAAGGTCTTCCTGCTCAGCTGGGCTCAGTGAGAGACTGA